The genomic region TCCAAACCACCACGAATAATGTCGTGGGTTTTTTCATTGGTGTAGGTGCTGTAACAGCAAATCTGTTGTGGATGCTGATCAACCGATCCTAAGTACGACATTACCGGTGTCGGAGTATCCCCCCATTGTTCGGTCATCACACTGAAATCAACCGTTCTACGATCAATACGTGCCGGTGTACCGGTTTTTAAACGATCGACGCGGAACGGTAATTCACGCAAACGTTTTGCTAACGCGATGGAAGGCGCATCACCTGCCCGTCCACCTGGGTGATTATCCAAACCAATATGGATTACTCCCCCAAGGAAGGTTCCCGTGGTGAGTACCACCGATGGCGCGAAGAATCGTACGCCCATGTTGGTCACCACACCTTCGACGGTCTCTCCGTTAACAATCAGATCATCGGCTGACTGTTGAAAAATTTGAAGATTTTCCTGGTTTTCCAGAATAGAACGGATGGCAGCTTTATACAGTTGACGATCGGCTTGTGCACGTGTGGCACGAACCGCAGGTCCTTTACGAGAATTTAATACCCGAAATTGGATACCACCCAAATCAGTGGCTACAGCCATTGCCCCGCCTAAGGCATCCACTTCTTTCACTAAGTGACTTTTACCGATACCGCCAATAGCTGGGTTACATGACATTTGTCCTAAGGTTTCAACATTATGAGTCAACAATAAAGTTTTACTGCCCATACGAGCGGCTGCTAATGCAGCTTCAGTACCAGCATGACCACCACCAACAACGATGACATCAAAACGTTCTGGAAAATCCACGTAACTTACCTCAGGAACACTTGCGGGTATAAAAGACCAAGTTATTTAGTCAATTATGATTTGAAAAGTTGGCGCATTATATAGCAAGGTTAATAAATGACCAATTTAATTTATGTGATCTTAGAAAGAATTAAGATACCTATATTTCTTCTTTTATATATAAGTGTTTTATATATATTGTTTTTTAGTTGATATTTGTTATTTATTAAGGGCCTGTTTTCTGTTGATAAGTCACTTAAGCTACTAATATTAATAGAAATTATTGTTTTATAACTAGGCTTAAAAGCTCATCATAAGCAGTGCAAAGCTATGGTATAAGTCAATGAATAACTCTAGGCTTATGCACATTACTGACTTTTCCACAAATCATCCCCTGTTCTGTGAATAACTTGTCCTGCTCTCTGCAAAGAGGTTGTTAACATTCATCAGATTCTTCAAGAATCGTCCTTAGCTTGTGCATAAAATCACATGTATAGTTCAGTCAACTTTAAAATAATTGTCTAATGTGTTGAATTATAAAGGGAATGATAAAATATATTTTTGTGGATAAAAGTATGAATAACTTAATAGCACACAAGAATGGAAGGCAGGCAGCAAAAAAGCTGCCTGAACTGAGAAAAGATTATTTACCGATGCAGAAACTGCTGAAGATGCGGCCGAGAAGATCATCGGGTGTGAATTCCCCGGTAATTTCTGATAAATGATTTTGTGCATCTTTAAGATCTTCGGCGAGTAACTCCCCTGCTCCCATCATAATGAGCTGATCTAACCCTTTCTCAATGGCGCTCGCAGCACGTTCGAGCGCATCCAAATGACGGCGACGAGCGATGAAGCCCCCTTCGGTGGTTGTCTGGAAGCCCATACTTTGCTTCAGGTGATCCCGTAACAAGTCGATGCCTTGTTGCTGCTTTGCGGACAACCGAATGACGGTTTGCTGTTGCGTATTTTGGGTTAATTCGGAAGCCTCTCCGGATTGATCTATCTTGTTACGGATGATGGTAATGGGGATTCGGGTGGGTAGTTGATGCACTAATTCCGGCCAAATCGTTTCCGGGTCATCGGATTCGGTTTCAGTACTGTCGACCATCAGCAAGATGCGATCCGCTTTTTCAATTTCTTGCCAGGCGCGTTGAATACCAATTTGCTCCACTTCATCCGGGCTTTCGCGCAGACCGGCGGTATCTATAATGTGTAGAGGCATACCGTCGATGTGGATATGTTCCCGTAAAACGTCGCGAGTGGTACCTGCGATGGAGGTGACAATTGCGCTGTCTTTACCGGATAGGGCATTTAATAACGAAGATTTGCCGGCATTCGGTCGTCCGGCAATGACTACTGTCATGCCTTCACGCATTAACGCACCTTGATTTGCTTCGGCCTGGACATCCCATAAGCTTTGCTGAATGTCTCGTAAGTCACCTTCCACTTTTCCGTCGGCCAGAAAATCAATTTCCTCTTCCGGGAAATCAATGGCGGCTTCCACATAGATACGTAGTTGAATTAACGATTCCACCAATCCATTGACGCGTTTAGAAAATTCACCCTGCAGTGATCGTAACGCACACTTCGCCGCTTGTTCGGAGGCGGAGTCAATCAGGTCCGCAATGGCCTCGGCCTGGGTTAAGTCCATCTTGTCGTTGAGGAAGGCTCGCTCAGAAAACTCGCCAGGATTGGCCATGCGCACACCGCTATTCACTATGGTGGATAGCAACATGTCCAAAATGACAGGGCCGCCGTGTCCTTGCAATTCCAGAACGTCTTCTCCGGTAAAGGAATTCGGGCCAGGAAAGAATAAAGCGATACCCTCATCGATCTGTTGACCTTCAATACTATAGAAAGGGCCGTAATGGGCGTATCTCGGTTTGAGCTCTTTCTGGGTCAATTGTTCTGAAAGGGCTTTGGCTTTCGGGCCTGAAATACGGATGATGCCGACGCCTCCTCGACCGGGGGCGGTGGCTTGTGCGGCGATGGTGTCTTCAGTGTAGAGTTTGGACATTGGTATGGTATCTTCGGATAGAGTCTTTAATGGTAGGTATTCTATATCATTTTTGATGGGACAATAAAAAAGGCTCCCGAAGGAGCCTTTTCAGCGGTTAATCCAATTAACCGGCAATTTGTTTGTTGATGTACCACTGTTGGGCAATCGACAAGATGTTGTTCACCAACCAGTACAATACCAAACCAGCCGGGAAGAACATGAAGAAGAAGGTGAACATGATCGGCATCATCTTCATTACTTTCGCCTGAGTTGGGTCTGGCGGTGTTGGGTTCAGTGATGTTTGAATGAACATGGTCACACCCATCAGGATTGGTAGGATGAAGAACGGATCTTTCACAGACAAGTCCATAATCCACAACATGAATGGCGCCTGACGGATCTCTACACTCTCCAGCAATACCCAGTACAAGGCAATAAATACCGGCATTTGAACCAGAATAGGTAAACAGCCACCCAGTGGATTGATCTTTTCTTTCTGGTACAGCGACATCATTTCCTGAGACATCTTCTGACGATCATCGCCATAACGCTCTTTCAGTTCTTGCAGCTTAGGAGCTACACGGCGCATGTTGGCCATTGAACGATAAGATGCAGCGGATAGCGGGAAGAACGCGGCCTTAATTACGATGGTTACCAGAATAATTGCCAAGCCCCAGTTTTGAACCAAACCGTGGAAGATATTCAATAGCCAGAACAAAGGTTGAGCCACGAACCACAACCAACCGTAATCTACGGTTAGTTCGAGGCCATCGGAAATTTCACCTAAACGATCCTGAATTTTAGGGCCGGCATAGAATTGCAGACCAACCGTTTCACTCGCGCCAGGTGCAACACTGAAACGGTTACCCGTCATGCCAATGATGTAAAGCCCCTGATTCTTAAGAACACGAGTTTGATAGGTGTATTCTTCTTTTGAAACCGGCACCCAAGCACTTACGAAGTAGTGTTGAAGCATGCCTAACCAGCCGCCTGGGATCTTATCTTTGAAGTTGCCTTCATCCATGTCATCAAACGAAATTTTGGTATATGGCTGATCTTTGGTATAAAGCGCCGCACCTAGATAAGCTTGCATACCCATTGAGGTTCCCTTGCTTGGGTCCGGGCTTTTATCACGCTTGATCTGTGCAAAGACGTTAGCATTCCATTCAGTGTCGGTTTGGTTATCCACAATGTGTTCAACCTGAACCAAGTATTCACCACGGGTGAAGATATAACGCTTGGTGATCGAAATATTGTCTTTGGAATAGGTCAAATCAACACTCAGCGTGTCTTCGCCGTCTGCCAGACGGTATTCGTTCTCAGCCGTTTGGTAGACAGGACGGGTTTTGGATGACTTATCCGGACCATCTTTACCAATCAAACCGGATTGAGCGGTATAAGTACGAACGGCCGTTTGTTCCATCAGTCTCAGCGGTGTGTCTTTTTGCTCAAGAGATACAGGATATTGCGGAAGTTGAACTTCAATGATATCGCCGCCCTGAGTATCAATCAGTATTTCCTGAGTGTCGGTGACAACTCGAATCACACGGCTGGTGCGTTCTTTGGTTTCATTGAGTGGCGTTGCTTCTGGTTCTTCAACCACTGTTGGCACATCACTGTTGTGTTCTGTTACCGTATCTTCTGCTGGTAAGGCTGTTGAGGTATCTGCAACCACCGCAGATGAGGAAACTTGCTGGGTTTGAGCAGGTTGTCCATAGTCTTCATTCCACTGGAGAACCAGCATATACGAGACAATGGCTAAACCCAGAACCAATGCGATTCTTTGAAAATCCATAATGTAGGCCAAACTTCTGTTGTCTATGAGTTCGTGAAAGCAGTTGGACACTCTTTAGTAGTTACAAACAACTTAGTAAT from Litoribrevibacter albus harbors:
- the mnmE gene encoding tRNA uridine-5-carboxymethylaminomethyl(34) synthesis GTPase MnmE; the protein is MSKLYTEDTIAAQATAPGRGGVGIIRISGPKAKALSEQLTQKELKPRYAHYGPFYSIEGQQIDEGIALFFPGPNSFTGEDVLELQGHGGPVILDMLLSTIVNSGVRMANPGEFSERAFLNDKMDLTQAEAIADLIDSASEQAAKCALRSLQGEFSKRVNGLVESLIQLRIYVEAAIDFPEEEIDFLADGKVEGDLRDIQQSLWDVQAEANQGALMREGMTVVIAGRPNAGKSSLLNALSGKDSAIVTSIAGTTRDVLREHIHIDGMPLHIIDTAGLRESPDEVEQIGIQRAWQEIEKADRILLMVDSTETESDDPETIWPELVHQLPTRIPITIIRNKIDQSGEASELTQNTQQQTVIRLSAKQQQGIDLLRDHLKQSMGFQTTTEGGFIARRRHLDALERAASAIEKGLDQLIMMGAGELLAEDLKDAQNHLSEITGEFTPDDLLGRIFSSFCIGK
- the yidC gene encoding membrane protein insertase YidC — encoded protein: MDFQRIALVLGLAIVSYMLVLQWNEDYGQPAQTQQVSSSAVVADTSTALPAEDTVTEHNSDVPTVVEEPEATPLNETKERTSRVIRVVTDTQEILIDTQGGDIIEVQLPQYPVSLEQKDTPLRLMEQTAVRTYTAQSGLIGKDGPDKSSKTRPVYQTAENEYRLADGEDTLSVDLTYSKDNISITKRYIFTRGEYLVQVEHIVDNQTDTEWNANVFAQIKRDKSPDPSKGTSMGMQAYLGAALYTKDQPYTKISFDDMDEGNFKDKIPGGWLGMLQHYFVSAWVPVSKEEYTYQTRVLKNQGLYIIGMTGNRFSVAPGASETVGLQFYAGPKIQDRLGEISDGLELTVDYGWLWFVAQPLFWLLNIFHGLVQNWGLAIILVTIVIKAAFFPLSAASYRSMANMRRVAPKLQELKERYGDDRQKMSQEMMSLYQKEKINPLGGCLPILVQMPVFIALYWVLLESVEIRQAPFMLWIMDLSVKDPFFILPILMGVTMFIQTSLNPTPPDPTQAKVMKMMPIMFTFFFMFFPAGLVLYWLVNNILSIAQQWYINKQIAG